The region CAACCACTACTCAGAGAATGTTATATGAGAAAGACAATTATTAATATGGCACATTTTCAACCCAATTTCACAAAAATCATGTGGAAAATGAAACACATATAACTTtgtattttattacaaattttacataataataataataatgtaaactTTTATATGTGTTTATGAGAAAAATTCATTGATACTACTTCAATGGACACTATTTAAActtaaagtttattcaaataataatattaaaatcaattattgtttttatagcttagaaaattttgttacaattttattcttaaaagtgCATGAGAggtttaagaaagaaaaatatatttaaattgtcatTGACATCATCCtctaagtaaaaaattaaaaaaaaaatgaaaatttcacaaaataacACATGACATATACAGAGACAATGTTAACGTTAATTTAATACTTAACGACAAGAATCAAATTGAactattttaaagaattaaaaaactaaattgaactaaaaaataatgtGACCAAAATAAACTAAACTAACAAATTAGAAGatcaaaatagtaattaagCCAAACATTAAGTGTAGGTTAGGTCTAATATAAAAGgaacaaatatttatctttgggatcatttttctattttcctgGTTGAAGGCCGACAAAATGAGTGTTCTCTTCGAAACCTTTCTCCAAGTTCTCACAAATTATGTAAATGTATCAACCTTAAGTTTCCTAAAATAACATCAGGATTAATAATTTGCATCCAAAATTTTAACTGATAAAAAAAGACtatatataaagtattattattttgaaactcaaaatttcatcataattttatatttaataaatgtctcaaaaattaaaagaagaaaaggtaacTAGATTGTCCTTAATCTTTTTCGACCTTAAATATATTAAGAtagtattattaaaatcaattaatatatttaaactattttttcttttaaaattcagTATTTTATCacgattttaattttaaaaacaactcaaaggaaaatatatttcaaataatatattaggATTCTTAAAGCTTACTAATCATACATTTTCTAAAGTTCCGACATTAATGGTTAGTGATTGATtatgtgagaaaaaaaataacatttgataTAATAGTACTTTTGCATGATAGATtctcataatttaaaattagatagtTTATGTCGACGCTTGTCCTAAACGGGTCTAATAgcattttatattcttttcaaaagttaagtgtttctaaatatatattgaccgacaatattttttttacttaatgatggataatatttataaaatacaatataataataataataattttatattgacgttatttattttaatagtatatatatatataataaagaattatCAAGTGATAATTcttaattattgtaaaaaatgaaattaataaatataatttactaaattatGCTATTTAATTATAAACGAATCCATTGTAAATAAAGGTTTCAATACAGCTTTAATATGAATGAAACAAAAGTGTCAATCATCTcactttatttctttgtttatcatatattgtgaaaatcttctacttttaataaaacattttgtGGACATTAATGGACGTCAACATTCTCCACTACTCATGCTATGATCAATTAATTCCATTGTCATTATCATGGCTTATCTTTTCATGCCCCACTTTTGTGTTATGATTTTCAGAAGTTCTCGTGaaaaatgtgttaatatttgataaaatgcTATATAGTGCTGATATTGTTAGAGAGGAGTaagtatacatatttttattagagaggagtaaatatacatatatttttattagagaGAAGCTATTcaagtcaataaaataaaaaagtagtctgcagtaataaaaaattcttgaattttattagaaatgaaatttaaatctatctcaattttataaaattaatttataaaataagatttacatctcatttatatattataaaattgttttatctttagGTGGGACTTTCCCTCCGTATATCATCCCAAACTAGAAAATGATGTGAtacaaaatcaatttcactTGATAAATTTTCAGACAAGGTACTAAAAAACCAGACAAGATAAATGCAAATATTATGTGAATCCAACTTCTACGTGGACTCACAATGTTTCAAACCCCACTTCTGTCACAAAGATTTTTAGGTTCATACAGTGTAACTGTGAGGTTATCAGTAACTTACATAACAAAACTCTGTCTCAGAAGCTGAGTGTTAAGGGAAGAACTCTTGAAATGGAGACACCATTAGTACCCGAAAAGTTCAGTGCAGAAGCTGATTACTTGGCAGTGAAAGGGTTGAAGGATGTTAAATTTGTCTTTTGGACAGAGACAGTGAAGATATGGAGAATAGCATTTCCAATGGCACTGTCTGCAATCTTTCAGTTTTTGACAGTGCTCTCAAATTCAGTCTATGCTGGTCATCTTGGAGACCTTcaactctcttctctctctgtTTACCATGGTGTTCTTGGTTCCATCTATGTTTACTTGTTGGTCAGCACCTCTCTTCATCAAAACcttctttttcctcttcttaCATTCCCAAACACAGGAAAATGAAGTTACAAAACCATTGATGAGTAGTAAAATCTATTCTTAATCATTGGTGTtgatatctttttaatcttttataattttttatggacAAAACTGCAGTTGGGTATGTCTTCTGCATTAACAACACTGTGTGGCCAAGCTTTTGGAGCTGGGCAAATTCAATCTACTTGCATATATGTTCAAAGATCATGGATTGTACTTAGTTCCACTTGCATAATCCTCTTACCCATTTATGTGTATTCTACACCAATCTTAAGGTTGCTTGgccaagaaaaagaaattgcagAACTTGCTGGAAGGTATTCTGTACAAGTAATTCCCTACATGTTTTCCTGTTCCATAACTTTTCCCTTGCAAGCTTTTCTTCAGTCTCAGAGCAAAGTTAAAGTTATTATGTGCTTTGAATTTGTGGGTTTGCTCTTGCAAAATGTGCTGCTGTACATCTTCATAACTGTGTTTGGTGGGGGAACAACAGAGATAGCCATTGTCACTGATGTTGTTGCATGGGTTTATGCTTTGGCTTTGTTTGTGTATACCATTTTTTGGTGCAAAGAATGGAGTGAATTTTCTTGGATGGCGTTCAGGGATTTGTGGGCATTTGCTAAGTTTAGTTTTGCAGCTTCTGTGATGAGTTGCTTGGAGCAATGGTATGGTACATGCATTGTTCTTCTTGCTGGGCAACTGGACAATCCTGTGATTGCTGTTGGTTCCTACTCAATTTGGTAAAACTATCAACTTTAACTGATTTTCTGCTGTTTAAATTGGTCATGATACAcactttttctttgattttgatCTTTCTCTGATTTCAATTTAACTCCTTTTTGTTACTGGTTTTGCAGCTTCAATGTTCTGGGTTTGCACTTAATGCTGGTCCTTGCAATAAGGGCTGCCACAAGGTGAGTAACCTTAAGATAGAAACATGGATGTAATACTATGTTACTGGTGTAAGAggttgattatatatttttgggttaaatatgattttaatctCTCAATGTGTGGATatgaaattagaatttgtttttgtctcccaactcaaaaaataaatgaatataatctttttagTCTAACAATGTTAAGGTTTGTGTTAAATGATATTCTAGGCTATCATTTGAGCTGAATcgtgttaaaatgatgtaaacaattcaaataaatgTAAACTTAAATGCAATTTACAATGTCAAAAAAGTTTCatgcaattatttttaaagtttgaggccGGATTGAatcaaagtttaaaacaaaGATATAATGGAAGTCTTGCGTTGACTGAAAATAATACCAATCTATAATATTTAAGTACGTGCATATCTCACATTACAGACAAGTTTTGTGaagttttgttaaatttaaaattcacttcttaacctgataaatttcaatttaacattaaatttaagCGACTACATACATATTTAGccttatatttttcatgtgattCTTTGAATTGATCTTATATTGATGATTTGTTGTGTGGTCTTCAAGCATTCGGGTCTCTAACACACTAGGAATGTCTCATCCAAGAGCAGCCAAATACTCTTTCTGTGTGGCAATATTGCAGTCTCTCCTCCTTGGAATTTTGTTCATGACTGTTACTTTCTTGAGTAAAGAAGAGTTTGCCAAAATCTTTACCAACAGTGAGGAAATGATAGGAGCTGCTGCAGATTTAGCATACCTTCTTGGTGTATCAATGCTTCTCAATAGTGTTTCACAAGTGATGTTAGGTGATTCTTTGCTTTTCCAccatcaaaactttattctgtaACATCTCCCTTTCTCGTCATTCTTCTTCTATTATTGCAATTAACTCCAATGCTTCTCTGACATCTCCACAAAGGTGTGGCCGTTGGGAGTGGATGGCAAGTTATGATTGGTTACATAAACCTAGCATGCTATTACATTGTAGGACTACCCATTGGATTTTTCCTCGGATTAAATCAACATTTTGGTGTCAAGGTAAGAATAATGTTCTTGTCATAGTTTCTTTAATTTCCTTAAATTTTATACACCTAAATGATATTGTTCCTTAGGGTCTTTGGGGAGGCACAATGTGTGGCAGAGTTCTTCAGATATTAGTCCTCTTTGTGATTATTTGGAAGACCAACTGGTCTAAGGAGGTAACCCAtaaatttggattctctgttggatattttttatgttgtttttccattgtatttttattataatacattgattaccactaattttgacattttaaaatatatttaaaaaatatttaaaatattaatacagtgTATTTATAATACTCAACAGatgacaaaacaaaaaatagagaatCTGAACTCGTAACCCACTAGCAATTCTTCAAAAACCAGATAATTTTCCAAAGTTTGGTATTTAATGTTTTAGGATACATTTTACGTACTTATTCATAATCTATCTAATCTATAAAATACTATTACGTtattttagataataatttaattttttatttattttaagaatgtttaatacacattattttaatttgtatttattaaataaacagttatatttatcaaattaaaaaagattgtACATATTTTTGGTATACATGcatcacatattttattttattatttttaaaatagacgTATTTAAGTAtcgaaatacaaattttatcttttttgtgtAATTTATGAGAAATATGATTGCAGGTGGAGCAAACAGCTCATCGCATGAGAATATGGAGAATCAACAACCTCCACTCAGATGACATGAGAAATGttacatgaaaagaaaaacaacgtttcatttttctaaaaatatttcaatgagTGTAGGTGGAACAAtgtttatatatgattttatgtTAGAggatgatttatatatatatatatatatatatattgttgaaaATATGTGAAGTAGTTTTTCCTATGAAATGCACTGTTGAAGCATGTGTTTATGAAAAAGTAAAGAATGAGTgagtgaaaataaaatgttaacatatagcatcatataaaccattaaatgtttttttcgATTAAAATAGGAATaacaaaatagataaattaaaataattattatatctacgtaataaattattctattataattatcaattgaaatttaatttgtaaatattaaggTATCCGTCCAGAAATAAGAATTATCTGGTACTTTTCTTGACcagaataattaataatttaaattataatagtattatatatatacacgtgtttaaaaaaatataatataaaaaatttaattttttaaattatatttaacttaaaaaataaaaaaaaaaatgggttagCTAATAAGGATGAGTTGGTCTGTCAATTTGACAAGTTAGGCAAATCAAACCAAAAGAGACTGATGAGTTAAAAATTTCAACATAGTCCATCCTAGTGGATTGACCCGTTAGGCCCAATCCACTTTACCACCcatataaataaattggttACTTTTAGTCTTGACACCATTTAATTGCTAAGATAAGATTAGATTAAATATagttttggtctcttaactttaaaaattaaaattattttcatcacaTTTTCAGTTCATTGTTAGTTAAAAAGTGtgcaaataaacttaacaaaatttaattaaaagaactaaattcacgcaattttaaaaatgatggactaaattaattcaaaattttgaaaaaatactaattccaattttcaccgagaaaaaaaaacacatttaactttttttttaacaattacacttatgtaattatttatttttcaatttcatagtTTATTATTTCCTATTTGagttaaatcttttaaaataaatattatattttattttaaaaataattccgAAAAGAATTCTCAACTTTCATGATTACTCatgattcaatttttataaagcTGCTTCCACCACCTCGTGATGTACAAGCCCACTAAAAGGATGGATCTTACCAATatcttgttaaatatt is a window of Vigna unguiculata cultivar IT97K-499-35 chromosome 4, ASM411807v1, whole genome shotgun sequence DNA encoding:
- the LOC114181458 gene encoding protein DETOXIFICATION 34-like produces the protein METPLVPEKFSAEADYLAVKGLKDVKFVFWTETVKIWRIAFPMALSAIFQFLTVLSNSVYAGHLGDLQLSSLSVYHGVLGSIYVYLLLGMSSALTTLCGQAFGAGQIQSTCIYVQRSWIVLSSTCIILLPIYVYSTPILRLLGQEKEIAELAGRYSVQVIPYMFSCSITFPLQAFLQSQSKVKVIMCFEFVGLLLQNVLLYIFITVFGGGTTEIAIVTDVVAWVYALALFVYTIFWCKEWSEFSWMAFRDLWAFAKFSFAASVMSCLEQWYGTCIVLLAGQLDNPVIAVGSYSICFNVLGLHLMLVLAIRAATSIRVSNTLGMSHPRAAKYSFCVAILQSLLLGILFMTVTFLSKEEFAKIFTNSEEMIGAAADLAYLLGVSMLLNSVSQVMLGVAVGSGWQVMIGYINLACYYIVGLPIGFFLGLNQHFGVKGLWGGTMCGRVLQILVLFVIIWKTNWSKEVEQTAHRMRIWRINNLHSDDMRNVT